In Proteus vulgaris, one DNA window encodes the following:
- the fumC gene encoding class II fumarate hydratase: protein MAATRIEKDSMGQIEVPADQLWGAQTQRSLEHFRISVEKMPVALIHALAITKKAAAGVNMDLGLLPKERADAIIAAADEVLAGKHPTEFPLAIWQTGSGTQSNMNMNEVLANRGSEILGGIRGMERKIHPNDDVNKSQSSNDVFPTAMHVAAVIALRQDLLPELKSLLKVFKEKAEAFHDIVKIGRTHLQDATPLTLGQEISGWAAMLEHNIKHIDDSVPHICELALGGTAVGTGLNTHPEYAVRVAKRIAELSGQPFVTAPNKFEALATCDALVHSHGALKGLASSLMKIANDVRWLASGPRCGIGEIAIPENEPGSSIMPGKVNPTQCEALTMLCAQVMGNDVAINIGGASGNFELNVYRPMIIDNFLQSVRLLADGMRSFNEHCAIGIEPNRERINKLLHESLMLVTALNTHIGYDKAAEIAKKAHKEGLTLKESALKLNYLTSEEFDSWVRPEDMVGSMKK from the coding sequence ATGGCAGCCACTCGCATTGAAAAAGACTCAATGGGACAAATCGAAGTACCCGCTGACCAGTTATGGGGAGCTCAAACGCAGCGTTCTCTTGAACACTTCCGTATTTCAGTTGAAAAAATGCCTGTTGCACTTATCCATGCGCTTGCTATCACAAAGAAAGCAGCCGCAGGTGTTAACATGGATTTAGGTTTATTACCAAAAGAGCGCGCTGATGCAATTATCGCAGCCGCAGATGAAGTGCTTGCAGGTAAACACCCAACTGAATTCCCATTAGCAATCTGGCAGACTGGTTCTGGCACTCAATCAAACATGAATATGAATGAAGTGTTAGCTAACCGTGGTAGTGAGATACTTGGTGGTATTCGTGGCATGGAGCGCAAAATCCATCCGAATGATGATGTTAATAAAAGTCAGAGTTCAAATGATGTGTTCCCAACTGCCATGCATGTCGCTGCTGTTATTGCATTACGTCAGGATTTATTGCCAGAATTAAAATCACTGCTGAAAGTATTCAAAGAGAAAGCAGAAGCTTTCCATGACATCGTTAAAATTGGTCGTACTCACCTGCAAGATGCGACACCACTGACATTAGGCCAAGAGATATCTGGTTGGGCTGCTATGCTTGAGCACAACATCAAACATATCGATGATTCTGTTCCTCATATTTGCGAATTAGCACTGGGTGGTACAGCTGTTGGAACAGGTTTAAATACGCACCCCGAATATGCTGTTCGTGTGGCTAAACGTATCGCTGAATTATCAGGTCAACCATTTGTAACGGCACCTAATAAATTTGAAGCGTTAGCAACTTGTGATGCATTAGTTCATTCACATGGTGCATTAAAAGGTTTGGCTTCTTCATTAATGAAGATTGCTAATGACGTGCGTTGGTTAGCATCTGGCCCTCGTTGTGGTATTGGCGAAATTGCTATTCCAGAAAATGAGCCAGGTAGTTCAATCATGCCAGGTAAAGTTAACCCAACACAGTGTGAAGCATTAACAATGTTATGTGCTCAAGTAATGGGTAATGACGTTGCTATTAATATTGGTGGTGCGTCAGGTAACTTTGAATTAAACGTTTATCGTCCAATGATCATTGATAATTTCTTACAATCGGTCCGTTTACTGGCTGATGGTATGCGTAGCTTCAATGAGCACTGTGCAATTGGTATTGAACCAAACCGTGAACGTATCAATAAACTACTGCATGAATCATTAATGCTAGTGACTGCATTAAATACGCATATTGGCTACGATAAAGCAGCTGAAATTGCGAAGAAAGCGCATAAAGAAGGCTTAACGCTGAAAGAGTCTGCGCTGAAACTGAACTACCTTACATCGGAAGAATTCGATAGTTGGGTTCGTCCAGAAGATATGGTTGGTAGCATGAAAAAATAA
- the osmB gene encoding osmotically-inducible lipoprotein OsmB, translated as MNITLKKIGTLCVASVLLFSLAGCSSMTKRDRNTAIGAGAGAIGGAILTDGSALGTIGGGVLGGVIGHQVGKK; from the coding sequence ATGAATATCACGTTAAAAAAGATTGGAACACTATGTGTCGCTTCTGTTCTGCTTTTTTCTCTTGCGGGTTGTTCTAGCATGACAAAACGCGACCGTAATACAGCAATTGGAGCCGGTGCTGGTGCTATCGGTGGTGCGATTTTAACTGATGGTAGCGCATTGGGTACTATTGGTGGCGGCGTCTTAGGTGGCGTTATTGGTCATCAAGTTGGTAAAAAATAA
- the bioD gene encoding dethiobiotin synthase — protein MLTRFFVTGTDTNVGKTVVTRALLQSLNRGGSTAVGYKPIATELHETADGERNRDAMIIHNSSPVEVRYDEINPILLDNCYVSENEIDFNKISNELDNLSKKAECVVIEGNGGWRYLLDDNTFYSDWVVKEQIPVVLVVGIQPGCVNHSILTAQSIINDGLKLVGWVANRINPGLPYYAKIVERLSQHIPAPLIGEIPYLLRPEERDLSCYLDLSQLEIAVPA, from the coding sequence ATGTTAACACGCTTTTTTGTTACGGGGACAGATACCAACGTGGGTAAAACTGTTGTGACCCGAGCACTTCTTCAGTCATTAAATCGTGGCGGGTCAACGGCAGTGGGTTATAAGCCTATTGCAACAGAATTACATGAAACAGCTGATGGTGAGCGTAATCGTGATGCAATGATTATTCATAATTCATCGCCAGTTGAAGTTCGCTACGACGAAATTAATCCTATTTTACTTGATAATTGTTATGTTAGCGAAAATGAAATTGATTTTAATAAGATTTCAAATGAGCTCGATAATTTAAGTAAAAAAGCAGAGTGTGTTGTTATCGAAGGTAATGGCGGTTGGCGTTATCTACTCGATGATAATACCTTTTATTCTGATTGGGTGGTAAAAGAACAAATTCCAGTCGTTTTGGTTGTTGGTATTCAACCAGGCTGTGTTAATCACTCAATATTAACAGCACAATCTATTATCAACGATGGTTTGAAATTAGTCGGTTGGGTTGCTAACAGAATAAATCCAGGATTACCTTATTATGCGAAAATTGTGGAAAGGCTGTCTCAGCATATTCCTGCACCGCTGATTGGTGAAATCCCGTATTTATTACGTCCTGAAGAACGTGATCTCTCTTGTTACCTTGATTTAAGTCAGTTGGAAATCGCTGTACCTGCTTAA
- a CDS encoding VWA domain-containing protein produces MDRKSLDLSKDIDIAIQTALENCPSKLRVTFLGIEGTWDDTKFDQSASDYLKALGVPESRLQARKPFKEADGRDHAGNKEDLCRAVIDLSKYFDWRDGARRAVFVLGDESMEGGGGVLTNAAKIKNDEAIAIAQQEKVKVYTYQGTPDDSATNLDRFPSVADRDRVTKEYVRLAEQTGGRSYIYTTGIANFSLVLQEILCDSLTLPHIPKPNDKKSNCSHVCEQLTSIILTVNTLAGIINKTIDSCCKDEWGNHHLPAKDCDC; encoded by the coding sequence GATATTGATATTGCGATACAAACGGCACTGGAAAATTGCCCATCAAAACTTCGGGTAACTTTTTTAGGTATTGAAGGCACATGGGATGATACTAAATTTGATCAATCAGCTAGTGACTATTTAAAAGCATTAGGTGTACCCGAAAGTCGTTTACAGGCAAGAAAACCTTTTAAAGAAGCTGATGGTCGTGATCATGCGGGTAATAAAGAAGATTTATGCCGCGCAGTGATTGATTTAAGTAAATATTTTGATTGGCGTGATGGTGCTCGTCGCGCAGTTTTTGTTTTGGGTGATGAGAGTATGGAAGGTGGCGGAGGTGTATTGACCAACGCAGCCAAGATAAAAAATGATGAAGCGATTGCTATTGCCCAACAAGAAAAAGTCAAAGTATATACCTACCAAGGAACGCCAGACGATAGTGCAACGAACCTCGATCGCTTTCCAAGTGTGGCTGATAGAGACCGTGTAACAAAAGAGTATGTACGTTTAGCAGAGCAAACAGGAGGGCGCTCTTATATTTACACTACAGGCATTGCGAATTTCTCCTTGGTATTACAAGAGATCCTCTGTGATAGTTTAACGCTACCACACATTCCTAAACCGAATGATAAAAAATCTAACTGTAGCCACGTTTGTGAACAATTAACTTCTATTATTTTAACAGTAAATACACTTGCAGGAATAATTAATAAAACCATTGATTCTTGCTGTAAAGATGAATGGGGCAATCACCACCTCCCGGCTAAAGATTGTGATTGTTAA
- a CDS encoding DUF1161 domain-containing protein: protein MKKYIFAVMATLVAFAPLAANAGCDEVVESIQQKIVNNGVPAANFTLTVVENDQVAQTEGKVVGTCENDTKKIIYTRH, encoded by the coding sequence ATGAAGAAATATATCTTTGCAGTAATGGCAACCCTCGTAGCATTTGCCCCTTTAGCAGCAAATGCAGGTTGTGATGAAGTCGTTGAATCTATTCAACAAAAAATCGTTAATAACGGTGTGCCCGCTGCTAACTTTACTTTAACTGTCGTTGAGAACGACCAAGTTGCACAAACAGAGGGTAAAGTGGTAGGCACTTGCGAGAATGACACTAAGAAGATCATCTATACTCGCCATTAA
- the ydfG gene encoding bifunctional NADP-dependent 3-hydroxy acid dehydrogenase/3-hydroxypropionate dehydrogenase YdfG yields the protein MIIFITGASAGFGEAIARHFISHGHKVIGTARRLDKLNNLHKELGEQFYPLQLDVTDKKAVSEVYTQLPEKWREIDVLVNNAGLALGLNTADKASLDDWDTMIETNNKGLVHVTRAILPFMVERNKGHVINISSTAASWPYMGGNVYGATKAFVKQFSLGLRADLQGKKVRVTDIEPGLVGGTEFSLVRFKGDSDKVEQTYANANALTPEDVAEAVYWTATLPAHVNINTLEMMPVSQSFAGLSVHRQN from the coding sequence ATGATTATTTTTATCACGGGTGCCTCTGCTGGCTTTGGTGAAGCTATTGCTCGTCATTTTATCAGCCATGGACACAAAGTTATTGGTACTGCTCGTCGTTTAGATAAACTGAATAACTTGCATAAAGAGCTAGGTGAGCAATTTTATCCATTACAGTTAGATGTGACAGATAAAAAAGCTGTCAGTGAGGTTTACACTCAATTGCCTGAGAAATGGCGTGAAATCGATGTGTTAGTGAATAACGCTGGTTTAGCGTTGGGTTTAAATACCGCCGATAAAGCTAGTCTCGATGATTGGGATACGATGATCGAAACAAATAATAAAGGCCTGGTTCATGTCACCCGTGCTATTCTTCCTTTTATGGTAGAAAGAAATAAAGGCCATGTTATTAACATCAGCTCAACAGCAGCTTCTTGGCCTTATATGGGCGGTAATGTTTATGGCGCCACTAAAGCGTTTGTTAAGCAATTTAGTTTAGGATTACGTGCCGATCTCCAAGGTAAAAAAGTCCGCGTGACCGATATTGAACCTGGCCTTGTTGGTGGTACGGAGTTCTCATTAGTTCGCTTTAAAGGTGATAGTGATAAAGTTGAACAAACGTATGCAAATGCAAATGCATTAACTCCTGAAGATGTTGCGGAAGCCGTATATTGGACAGCAACGCTACCTGCTCATGTTAATATTAATACCTTAGAAATGATGCCTGTTAGCCAATCATTTGCCGGATTAAGTGTTCATCGTCAAAACTAA
- a CDS encoding YdgA family protein, translated as MKKSLVAVGVIVALGVVWTGASWYMGSKIESRLQEETKLANVQLAQLAKNAQFGADVKLEIRDYKKGVFTSNADFAVVISKNASDADQDKKVEEVIFTTDIDHGPFPLSDLAKFNLAPKLAAVNNTLVNNDTTKELFKLTKEKSIFGIHTSLAFDGAVSGEATLNPIDFTENGDSVKTTPLTIEFSSDKDANNFATSVKGDQVIVTKEGEETFTIKNIAGSVSGTKVNNDQYLFNEQLLSFAEIAHTSKDKASDFSLKDFSLTTKSDIKDKLFNISQTYYFKSLNVAGLEFGAGKFGYSIDKADTDAMLLLTKVYNNSLLPWNKYHYDNSEIVEKAVRDVLEKGLVFRIDEASLTNKNGASKLNFNLDLNAFNVKVLESQEKSPAELFNYLFKNIDFNIDLSLPMLAEFRNTTQYLDAARYQETALTDEEKKEIETATAADIEQLKTELQQNINQISQDEKDALPLMLLAQDGKALSLKLNYAADKFTMNGKTYTFDEFMEVTQAPQMLGLAAMLFGMGASSYDYDDSDYSEEGYQEEMTEDPAIIEEQEILIPEQQPAQAQ; from the coding sequence ATGAAGAAATCGCTTGTCGCTGTTGGTGTTATCGTCGCACTGGGTGTTGTTTGGACTGGTGCTTCGTGGTACATGGGCAGCAAAATTGAAAGTCGCTTACAGGAAGAAACGAAACTAGCTAATGTCCAATTAGCACAATTGGCTAAAAATGCACAATTTGGTGCTGATGTTAAACTTGAAATTCGTGACTATAAGAAAGGGGTTTTCACCTCTAATGCAGACTTTGCTGTCGTGATTTCAAAAAATGCTAGTGATGCAGACCAAGATAAAAAAGTAGAAGAAGTTATCTTCACTACTGATATTGATCACGGTCCATTCCCTCTTTCTGATTTGGCTAAATTTAATTTAGCACCAAAATTAGCAGCAGTGAATAATACGTTGGTCAACAATGATACAACTAAAGAGCTATTCAAACTGACTAAAGAGAAATCTATTTTTGGCATTCATACATCTTTAGCTTTTGATGGCGCAGTATCAGGTGAAGCAACGCTAAACCCTATTGATTTCACCGAAAATGGTGACTCTGTTAAAACAACACCTTTAACTATTGAGTTCTCATCAGACAAAGACGCAAATAATTTTGCCACCTCAGTTAAAGGTGACCAAGTAATTGTGACTAAAGAAGGTGAAGAAACTTTCACAATTAAAAATATCGCGGGTTCTGTTTCAGGAACAAAAGTTAATAACGATCAATACTTATTTAATGAGCAGTTATTAAGCTTTGCTGAAATCGCGCATACGAGCAAAGACAAAGCATCTGATTTCTCACTGAAAGATTTTTCTCTGACAACCAAAAGTGATATCAAAGATAAGCTCTTTAACATTTCTCAAACTTATTACTTTAAGTCACTGAATGTTGCGGGTCTCGAATTTGGTGCAGGTAAATTCGGCTATTCCATTGATAAAGCTGATACTGATGCAATGTTGCTGTTAACCAAAGTTTATAACAACTCGTTATTACCTTGGAATAAATACCATTACGATAATTCAGAAATAGTAGAAAAAGCTGTTCGTGATGTACTGGAGAAAGGCTTAGTTTTCCGTATCGATGAAGCGTCTTTAACCAATAAAAATGGTGCAAGTAAACTAAACTTTAACTTAGACTTAAATGCATTTAACGTTAAAGTATTAGAAAGCCAAGAGAAATCACCAGCAGAGTTATTTAACTATCTGTTTAAAAACATCGATTTCAATATTGATTTATCTCTTCCAATGTTAGCTGAGTTCCGTAACACCACTCAATACCTTGATGCGGCTCGTTACCAAGAAACAGCATTAACCGATGAAGAGAAAAAAGAAATCGAAACAGCAACAGCGGCTGATATTGAACAGTTAAAAACTGAATTACAACAAAATATCAATCAAATTTCTCAAGATGAGAAAGATGCATTACCACTAATGCTACTTGCACAAGACGGTAAAGCATTAAGCCTGAAACTGAACTATGCTGCTGATAAATTTACCATGAATGGTAAAACTTATACTTTTGATGAGTTTATGGAAGTAACTCAAGCTCCTCAAATGTTAGGTTTGGCTGCTATGTTGTTCGGCATGGGTGCATCATCTTACGATTACGATGATTCTGATTATTCAGAAGAAGGTTATCAAGAAGAGATGACTGAAGATCCAGCGATTATCGAAGAACAAGAAATCTTAATTCCTGAGCAGCAACCAGCACAAGCTCAATAA
- the tus gene encoding DNA replication terminus site-binding protein codes for MNKYDLIEQFNLCFKQLELEINDLTEKLRKLALLPSAVFELPDVTKEEEHDDVMHVTVSPSYDDEALELTLKLMANLFIYDNAPHISSKRAIRLPGVLCFSASNIEFKSVKEDVEHINSLKKLLSDIVTKESGISKEERFDFVHNQLKGLITLNAYRTLTLLSDPDTVRFGWANKNIIKNLTRNDVLAQLEKSREANRAVPPYTSEQWAERIDKEIITLSQLPENAKLKIKRPVKVQPIARVWYSELQKQVQYACPLPLLAFYIDKEIDFKPIIGELPDYDADNIQIRHRPKAKKLQLIIPRMHLYLEV; via the coding sequence ATGAATAAATATGATTTAATAGAACAATTTAATCTCTGTTTTAAGCAGTTAGAACTCGAGATAAATGATCTGACAGAAAAGCTACGAAAACTAGCATTATTACCTTCTGCTGTATTTGAATTACCTGATGTAACTAAAGAAGAAGAACATGATGATGTTATGCACGTGACGGTGTCACCTAGTTATGATGATGAAGCTCTTGAACTTACCTTAAAACTAATGGCAAACCTGTTTATTTATGATAATGCACCACATATCAGCAGTAAGCGTGCTATTCGTTTACCAGGTGTACTCTGCTTTAGTGCCAGCAATATTGAGTTTAAGTCAGTAAAAGAAGACGTTGAGCATATTAACTCATTAAAAAAACTGCTTTCTGATATCGTGACTAAAGAATCAGGGATTTCTAAAGAAGAGCGTTTTGATTTTGTTCATAATCAGTTAAAAGGCCTAATTACGCTAAATGCTTATCGCACCCTCACCTTGTTGTCTGATCCTGATACTGTACGTTTTGGTTGGGCAAATAAAAATATTATTAAAAATTTAACGCGCAATGATGTACTGGCTCAATTAGAGAAAAGTCGTGAAGCTAATCGTGCAGTTCCACCATATACCAGTGAACAATGGGCAGAACGTATTGATAAGGAGATAATCACCCTTTCCCAATTACCTGAAAATGCAAAATTAAAAATAAAGCGCCCCGTAAAAGTACAACCTATTGCTCGTGTTTGGTATTCTGAGCTTCAAAAACAAGTACAATATGCTTGTCCATTACCTTTGTTGGCTTTCTATATTGATAAAGAGATCGATTTTAAACCGATTATTGGCGAACTCCCTGATTATGATGCTGATAACATTCAAATTCGCCATCGCCCTAAAGCTAAGAAATTACAACTGATTATTCCAAGAATGCATTTATATCTTGAAGTATAA
- a CDS encoding MFS transporter, with amino-acid sequence MDTHEIDSKSMSLGTDISDDTSCIEKPAHRQSNPKHYIQRDDALYIKVTVSFFMVGLATFALLYFVQPILPVLSNEFSVSPATSSLALSLSTALMACGLLITGPLSDAFGRKNVMVIALFCAAFFTLLSATMNSWTGILITRALVGLSLSGVAAVAMTYLSEEIHPAYLALSMGLYISGNSIGGMSGRVITGVLSDYYSWRLSVVILGIFALFAAITFWKILPASKHFRPTALKPRNLLITTKLHFRDKGLPLLFIEGGLLMGGFVTLFNYIGYRLLDAPYSLSQTTVGLISIVYLSGTYSASKAGLLTTKYGLGKVFIAGISMMLIGILITLIESLPVIFVGMLILTTGFFAAHAVASSWIGRRAKRGRAQASSLYLFTYYAGSSLAGTVGGLFWVSFGWLGVGLFIAILMLAALLIALHLNKVAQ; translated from the coding sequence ATGGATACTCACGAAATAGACAGTAAAAGTATGAGCTTAGGCACTGATATTTCAGACGATACATCGTGTATAGAAAAGCCAGCTCATCGCCAATCTAACCCTAAACACTATATTCAACGTGATGATGCACTGTATATAAAAGTGACAGTGTCATTTTTTATGGTGGGTTTAGCGACATTTGCCTTACTCTATTTTGTGCAGCCCATATTGCCAGTGTTATCTAACGAATTTTCTGTCAGTCCCGCAACCAGCAGTCTAGCGCTTTCACTTTCAACCGCATTAATGGCATGTGGTTTATTAATCACTGGTCCACTTTCAGACGCTTTTGGACGTAAAAATGTCATGGTTATTGCATTATTTTGCGCCGCATTTTTTACATTATTGAGTGCAACAATGAATAGTTGGACAGGCATCTTAATTACTCGTGCCTTAGTGGGGCTTTCGTTAAGTGGTGTTGCTGCAGTGGCGATGACTTATTTAAGTGAAGAGATCCACCCTGCCTACTTAGCGCTATCAATGGGCTTATATATTAGCGGTAACTCTATTGGTGGTATGAGTGGCCGTGTTATTACTGGGGTATTAAGTGATTATTACTCTTGGCGTTTATCTGTCGTTATTCTCGGCATTTTTGCCCTTTTTGCGGCAATTACTTTCTGGAAGATATTACCAGCTTCAAAACACTTTAGACCAACTGCATTAAAACCACGCAACCTTCTTATTACCACAAAACTGCATTTTAGAGATAAAGGATTACCCCTGTTATTTATTGAAGGTGGTTTATTAATGGGCGGATTTGTCACTTTATTTAACTACATTGGCTATCGTTTATTAGACGCTCCCTATTCATTAAGCCAAACAACTGTAGGCTTGATTTCAATTGTGTATTTAAGCGGCACTTATAGTGCATCTAAAGCAGGATTACTAACCACTAAATATGGTTTAGGTAAAGTATTTATTGCAGGTATCTCGATGATGTTAATAGGTATATTGATTACCTTAATTGAATCGTTGCCTGTTATTTTCGTCGGTATGCTTATCTTAACAACGGGTTTTTTCGCAGCTCATGCGGTAGCAAGTAGTTGGATTGGTCGCCGTGCAAAACGAGGACGTGCTCAGGCATCTTCACTTTATCTCTTTACCTACTATGCTGGATCAAGCCTTGCAGGTACAGTCGGTGGTTTATTCTGGGTAAGTTTTGGTTGGCTAGGCGTTGGGTTATTTATTGCGATTTTAATGTTAGCGGCCTTACTAATTGCACTTCATCTTAATAAAGTTGCTCAATAA
- a CDS encoding LysR family transcriptional regulator: MNIELRHLRYFIAVAEELHFGKAAERLNISQPPLSQQIQALESEIGARLLERTNRSVALTPAGQMFLKESYQIMAQVNAAATRAARMEKGELGEISIGFTSTTPFMHLVTLSLRQFRENYPEVGIHMHQMNTKQQISPLLTGRIDLGIMRNTTLPENLHHQLLFREPFILAVYEGHPLLAYKETGVNIQDIGQYPFVFFERDVGTALYDEIIQLLSLSGITPTIAQEAGEAMTILGLVAAGLGISIVTKSFTRMKVDGVHYLHFANSQAFSEVWLVSHKKRTIPAAANRLTQLLLKNILEHQKS, encoded by the coding sequence ATGAATATTGAATTGAGGCATTTACGTTATTTTATTGCTGTAGCGGAAGAGCTTCATTTTGGTAAAGCAGCAGAAAGATTGAATATTTCTCAACCACCGCTGAGCCAACAAATACAAGCACTTGAAAGTGAAATAGGCGCCAGGCTTTTAGAACGAACTAATCGTTCTGTTGCACTAACACCAGCAGGGCAAATGTTTTTAAAAGAGTCTTATCAAATTATGGCGCAGGTCAACGCAGCTGCAACACGTGCAGCTAGAATGGAAAAAGGTGAGTTAGGTGAAATATCTATAGGTTTTACATCAACGACACCTTTTATGCACTTAGTAACGTTGAGTTTAAGGCAATTTAGAGAAAATTATCCTGAAGTCGGTATTCATATGCATCAGATGAATACAAAGCAACAAATTTCACCATTGCTTACAGGGCGTATTGATCTGGGTATTATGCGAAACACCACATTACCCGAAAATTTGCACCACCAGCTATTGTTTCGAGAGCCTTTCATTTTAGCTGTTTATGAAGGGCACCCATTACTTGCTTACAAAGAAACAGGCGTTAATATTCAAGATATTGGGCAGTATCCTTTTGTTTTCTTTGAACGAGATGTAGGTACAGCTCTTTATGATGAAATTATTCAATTACTGAGTTTGTCAGGAATTACGCCAACTATTGCACAAGAAGCCGGCGAAGCCATGACGATTTTAGGGTTAGTTGCTGCAGGATTAGGTATCTCAATTGTGACTAAATCTTTTACTCGAATGAAAGTTGATGGTGTGCATTATTTACACTTCGCTAATTCACAGGCATTTTCTGAAGTTTGGTTGGTTTCACATAAAAAACGGACAATACCCGCAGCGGCGAATCGATTAACGCAATTGTTGTTAAAAAATATTTTAGAACACCAAAAATCTTGA
- a CDS encoding DUF1283 family protein, which yields MINTLTKKSTARTLLFSLFLGLSVSSFSSIAASTNVTINGNGYDNVLDKEQARQLKEDWDQKRELRTQVNQREKIEFNKVDKAIDERDACLKSANVYAYWEPETRRCLDSNTGRPVNP from the coding sequence ATGATCAATACACTAACTAAGAAATCAACAGCAAGAACCTTATTGTTCTCCTTATTTCTTGGTTTATCTGTGTCTTCTTTTTCTTCTATTGCCGCCTCTACCAATGTAACCATTAATGGTAATGGCTATGACAATGTCTTAGATAAAGAACAAGCTCGACAACTGAAAGAAGACTGGGATCAAAAGCGTGAACTTCGTACCCAAGTCAATCAGCGAGAAAAAATTGAATTTAATAAAGTAGATAAAGCCATTGATGAGCGAGATGCTTGTCTGAAAAGTGCAAACGTCTACGCTTATTGGGAGCCTGAAACCCGCCGTTGTTTAGACAGTAATACTGGGCGCCCTGTTAATCCATAA
- the mlc gene encoding sugar metabolism global transcriptional regulator Mlc: MGNQPSHIDHVKQFNLGTVFRLIDEHGPISRISLSKKAELAPASITKITRELVEAHLIHETEFPDVGFRGRPAVGLKLESQGWQFLCIRVNKGNLLFSLRELDSKLVTEDTFDFPKENSDNFLTHFLLAIDKFFERYQSHVERLTAISITMNAIIDPISGVIHSSPYYDIKDVPLADKIHEKTGVSVFLQHSVTAWTMAESLYGAAKNNSDVLQIVIDDIVGAGVISNGRTLHSHSHSAVEIGHTKVIDSENSCYCGAKGCLETEIAIPQLIKKAQLLAQEDPTSLLNKYPITIETLCDAILVGDKQALEVVHLVAQRLSFILSVMINIFNPQKILIGSPLCRAKSILFPLILNHVQNQAMPRYVQSLIIEETELRNKGTLPAASLVKEALYNGSLLIELMQG; encoded by the coding sequence ATGGGGAACCAACCTAGCCACATCGATCACGTGAAACAGTTTAATCTTGGCACAGTCTTTCGTTTGATTGATGAACATGGCCCCATTTCTCGTATTTCACTGTCAAAAAAAGCAGAACTTGCTCCTGCAAGTATTACCAAAATTACGCGAGAATTAGTTGAGGCACATCTTATTCATGAAACAGAGTTTCCGGATGTGGGATTTCGTGGCCGACCGGCAGTAGGATTAAAATTAGAAAGCCAAGGGTGGCAATTTCTCTGTATCCGAGTCAATAAAGGTAATTTACTTTTTAGTTTAAGAGAGCTAGACAGTAAACTTGTTACTGAAGACACATTTGATTTTCCTAAAGAGAACAGTGATAACTTTCTTACTCACTTTTTACTTGCTATTGATAAATTTTTCGAACGCTATCAATCACATGTTGAAAGATTGACCGCCATTAGTATTACAATGAATGCGATTATTGATCCCATTAGTGGGGTTATTCATAGTTCCCCTTATTACGATATTAAAGATGTTCCTCTTGCCGATAAGATCCATGAAAAAACAGGGGTTTCTGTTTTCTTACAGCATAGTGTCACTGCATGGACAATGGCCGAATCTTTATATGGTGCGGCAAAAAATAATTCAGATGTTTTGCAAATTGTCATTGACGACATTGTAGGTGCTGGCGTAATTAGTAACGGGAGGACATTACATTCTCACAGTCACAGTGCAGTTGAAATTGGGCATACTAAAGTTATCGACTCTGAAAATAGTTGTTATTGTGGGGCTAAGGGATGTTTAGAAACCGAAATTGCTATTCCTCAATTAATTAAAAAAGCGCAATTATTAGCGCAAGAGGATCCTACCTCGTTGCTAAACAAATATCCTATTACCATTGAAACATTGTGTGATGCAATATTAGTTGGAGATAAACAAGCTCTTGAAGTCGTGCATTTAGTTGCACAGCGATTAAGTTTTATTCTTTCCGTGATGATTAATATCTTTAATCCACAAAAAATATTAATTGGTTCGCCTCTTTGTCGAGCTAAATCCATTCTTTTTCCATTGATTTTAAATCATGTTCAAAATCAGGCCATGCCTCGTTACGTACAATCATTAATTATTGAAGAAACAGAATTAAGAAATAAAGGTACTTTACCCGCAGCCTCATTAGTTAAAGAAGCTTTATACAACGGTTCTTTGTTAATAGAGTTGATGCAAGGCTAA